The nucleotide window cctcaatataatttttatatgttCATCCGTTGAATTACTCATCTCATAATCCGAATCTACGATGAAATTAATCAGATGATAAGGATCTGAGTTAATAATAATCAATTGAAATTAATCAGATTAGAGATTGACCAAATAATATTTAGTTTAATTGTCAAAATTTGTGGatcatcattctttttttttctttttggcaaAAGGAACATAAGTTATATTACTTTAAGGATGTTATTTAGCCCAACTATATGAAATCTAATATATCAAAGGTCAAAATAGTTAGCATCAAGTCAACGAACCTGATTCAACTAAATATTGCATCTAGTTGTTATATTATTCTTCTTTCATACTATTCACCTATTGAAATATCAGCTAAATTGCCCAATTATCGCCAACTTACGATCTCGATTTCCAAATTGATGGGCCGATCAAAAATGAAGTTTCAAAATGTTAGAATCAAAAgaaaatacacattatttttttatttcttgagaTGTCAAATTTCATTTCCAAACGGAACTATCAATTCAATTAAAAATCACAAAGTCAAAATGGACTAATAGGGCGTGGATTCGGTGGAGCAAGTCCGAACAATTTCTTACAATTTTCCTTACGAACCCCATCACCGTTGAATCCGAATCCAAGGGTTCTGGAGGCGACGAACATCGCGTCACACACGCTCCGTTGAAGCAGATCCCGTATCCGCCACGGCCGCTTTCCCCGAAATCACATCACCCCGAGCATCATCCTCGCAATTAAATACCGCCTCAACCCGAGAGGCCCTCGTCGGGACGCGGAACGGACGGCCGTGGTCGCACCACAAGGCGGCTCCTCATTGGAAGCAGTCGCCGTCGGCGGTAGCTCCCTGTCTCAGATCGCGCCACGTCGCGCGCGGTGACCTCTGGTGTTTTTTCTGAGGCGCTTCCCCGCCCCAACCCCTCCTTGCCCTTTAATAACCGCCCATCCCGCTGCGTTCCGACACCTGGCCGTCCTCCACGCCGCGATCCCCATCTAAAGCGAGCGCTGCCCACCATGTACTAAAAACAAagcaggtctctctctctctctctccgactCGAGCATCTTTTACACGTTCCTCGGCGAAATTTATAAAGATCTTGCGCTTACTAATTCTGGATGGAGGAATCTTTTGTAGACATGCTTGTTTAAGACATTGATTTTTCGTAGGATATGTTCAATTTTGTGAGATATATATGTTAAAGATGCTATTTTTAATAAGCTTTGTTAATTTTTGTGAGATTTGTTTGTTTAAGATGTTAATCGTGGTAAGATGGGGTGGTAGGAAGTGTGGTCGCTGCTTTACGGTATGTGTTTGTGAGAGGATTTGGGGGTTTGGTTGATGATTTTGGATGTTTTTGTTTGTGGAAAAGAACTGATTTTGTTCGTGTGTTTCGGTTTCGTCTTTCTGGGGAAGATTGAAGGCGTCGAGAAGGGAAGAATTTGAGGAACATGGGAGGAGGAGCGGATGGGGAGACGCCGCTGGCGCGGCAGGGATCGATCTACTCGCTGACGTTCGACGAGTTCCAGAGCACGCTTGGCGGGCTTGGGAAGGATTTGGGGTCGATGAACGTGGATGAGTTGCTCAAGAACATATGGAACGCGGAGGAGAGCTACGCGATCGCGGCGACCCTTGGTGAGGGCGGGGGTGGTGCAGGGGGCGCCCCTGGCCTCCAGCGACAGGGCTCCCTCACGTTGCCCAGGACCCTCAGCCATAAGACGGTGGACGAGGTGTGGCGGGGCTTTGTCGACGCCTCCTCGTCCGGCCAGGGGCCGGTCGTCGGCGGCAGCTCCTACGTCACGCGGCAGCCTACTCTCGGGGAAATGACCCTCGAGGAGTTTTTGGTGCGAGCCGGGGTGGCGCGGGAGGAGTTGACACCACCGCCAGTGCCTCCGAGGCCGGCCGACACTAAAATTAATACGACCAGTATGTTTTTTGGCGATCTACCGACCATAAGCAGTTCGACTGGGCTCTCTGTTGGATTCAATCGGGCGAATCAAAGTAATGGAAACGTAGCGAACGCACCAATCCCTCACAGTTCAGCTGCCAATTTTGGGATGACGGTCAGTGCAGCTAGACCTTATGCAGCTCCGATGCCCTTGGAAACTGGTGTGGACATGGGAAACCCACAGGGGATGCGAGGTGGAGGGCTTGTCAGCTTCGGTGATGCTGGGatggacaaccaattgatgaaggGGATGGTTGGGCTGGGCACAGCTGGAGTCGTGATGGCAAAGGGGTCGCCAGCTACTCATCTGTCTCCAGATGTACTCGGGAAAGCCAACGGAGATCTGTCCTCAGTGTCGCCAGCTCCATACACGGTTAACAGTGGGATGAGGGGAAGGAAGCACAGTGGGGCCGTGGAGAAAGTTATAGAGAGGAGGCAGAAGAGAATGATTAAGAACAGGGAGTCTGCTGCTAGATCGCGTGCCCGGAAGCAGGTAGCTTTCCACTATGTTCTCTAGTTATAAGCTTTCCTTAAATCCATTACCTATTTTTGCTTTGCATaattgattttattttcttgtttctcATTGTTTTTCATGCACGATTAATGGAACAACATTTCATATTGGGATGAGTGCTCTAATTGAGCGCACTAATCTGATCTTTATTTTAGTCGATCTTTTTCTGTGCATTTTATGATATGTGAGAATCTGTTCCTTGCCAATGTGTTCATTGTCAGCTTTTCAAATCTTGACCTATTCTTTGCTCTTGTTAATTTGATAGAAATAAATAACCATGAAATGCTAATGAGTATCATGTGATATATACACAGTTCATGTTGTTTCTGTTCAGTGTCAACGATGACACGATGACAACATTCACCCAAAAAATGGAAGCCTTTTCTATCTGTGTGTCACAGCATGGCTACATAATGCATTGTAGCCGAGTTTTTCTACATCAGCACAGTCAATTACCACAAGAGAATGCATCACAACAATGCAGAACTAGACaagaaaagtaaaaaaactcATCAAAATATCTAAATAAAAGAATTCTTTGCAAGATCGTGTTTACCTTCCACCCAGGATTTTATCTAATGCTATGTATTCACCTTTCTATGGAGGAGTCCATAAAATCTGAATCATGTGGAGGAGTTCCTTTAGTTATTTGCCATGAATTCCTTTAGTTGTTTTTCATTGGAGTAGTTTTTGTAAATTGTTTCCTCGTTTACCCTAATTTTGGGGTACAGGGTGTTGTTGGGGTATCATATCCTTCAATCTGCCACTAGCAAGGGGTCATACATGTTCGAGGAACACCATCCAACATAAAACCTCAAGTGATTTAAGTTAGTTGTGCTTATGTGTTATATAACTCTTAACCAAATCAACATCTTCTTCATGTGGGACTATTTATTCATAATTGAATGTCAAACTATCTTCCCATTTACTTGAAAATCTTGATCAAGCTCTCTTGTGCAACTCATCTATGCAATTATGGCTCTTCACTCTTGGCTTTTCCATTTGATTCTTGGCACAGGTGCTTCGTTTGCAGTTTGGCTTCTTGATTTTCCAATTACAGTTGGCTCttgtcttctctacttattcatgATATCATGAATATTCCTTAGACACCCATCAGATGTCATTTAATAGACAAAGTCAGATTGTAAAGTCTAATACCACTAATTTTGAGGTCAGTATGTCTCAACTGCACCTACTGTGAGTCAAAGAacttaaaaaaatgattttgcgaGTGTAAAGCCAAGGATAAAAGAATACTATGATTTACATGTAAAACCCTCTAGCAAATTGGGGAACACGCCTCCCAAGTCTACTATCAAAATCTAAGCAATCAAAAATATTGAGACTATGAGAGTTACCTTTGGGGAATATTTCAATCTATCACACAAAAGAAGAATGTTTCATTTCTAAGATCTGAGCATGACCAAACAATTTGTGATAGAAAATGCTGTGCAACTCTTTCCTTTCTTGCAACTATTCACAAACCATCAAGAAAGATAATTATATGAGGCAAATGTAAGCAATTTGTTTAGCACCCCATTTTGGTTTCTCTTATTTGGCCAAAAACTATCCTTCCTTGTCACAACTCAAAATTGTGtatcaatattttataatttgCAGTTGAATTAGTGACCTTAAATCTCATTAATTAGGATTGACATTCCAACCTTTCATAGTTGTTGTATCTTTGTAGTCCAATGTATAGAAGTGTATTGAATTAACTATGACCTAGTTGGGTACTTTGTTATTGCAAAAGCTAGCAAATAGATGCTTTGCTTTAACTGGTTCTCCAAGAGTTAGGCCTAAAACAAAGAGTTTGTGGTACATTGTGATAGTCTGATTGCATAGAATTTTGTAAGAATGCCATGTAACATTCTTGCATGAAGCACATCAGTGTCTGCTGTCATTAGATTAGCAAGGCGGTGATAGTGAATTGCCAGCTCGTTTTGATAGTTCTCATGCTTCAACTATCAGTAATTGCAAGCTTGAGAGTTGCATTTTCCCGATATTTCTTTTATTGGAAAAGTGGTAGATTAACTAGGTCTAATTTGTTTCAACTGTTACTTGTAAAGATTTAAGGATCAATTCTTTTTTTTCAGTGTTAAAGTTTTTGACTTTGGAAATGACATTGAGGAAAAAGATTGAGCCACAACCATGAAGATGTTGCAATTTGTAGGCCTAATTAAGGAGACTATAAGACAACAAAGCTGCCATAACCTATACTAGAAAACAATGTTTGTAACCTAGTCTGACCTCCATGCTTCTACTTAttttatgtttttcttcttttctttgatgGAGATAAAGGAGTTTTACTGGTTAATCTTCCTTAAATAAATTCTATGTAATACTGATTACTTTTACTCATGACCtctttttattttctgatttGCATTAGGCTTATACCATGGAGCTGGAAGCTGAAGTAGCAAAACTCAAAGAGCAAAACCAGGAATTGCAGAAAAAACAGGTAATTTGATTCTGTGACTATATTCACATTTCTAATTCATGACAACATGGTTTCATTGTTGAACCGGTCTATTACCACAATTTTCCATGTCATATACCAAACACCCAATACCGTTGCCATCATCTTCTCTAATAAAGTTGAAGCCTCTACATGACAATTAGAGATAGGGAGGTTACAAGGTGGAGATCAGAGTGAGAGTGGTGGCTTTGTATTTAGTTGGAAAATGTGATTTTGTATATTTGCCCCAGTAGATTCAAATGTTACTTGGATAATGTCATTAATGTTATGGTACTTTATTTAATTAATAAGAGAATATTTGTCGTGTTTTAGTTCATACCGTTGATATTCACAGGCATAGATCACTGTGTTGGTTGTACTGTCACTTTGGCATGTGCTATGCCAATATCTACTAGAATAGAGAATCTTCAGCATGACTCTATTCCACATGTACTGTCCCAGTTGGATTAGGATATAGGTGCAAGATGTGATATTAGCAAGCCATACTGTAGTTCTTTTACAACTTTATAAGCAAATATGAAAGATGGAACATTGGGTGACACTTTTCACTGTTTGCAGGCGGAGATGTTGGAAATGCAGAAGAATCAggtaatctttttttttgtttctttacaaTGATCATTCATCTATACTTTTCCCCCTCCATTTAAAGATGCTGCAACAATCATGTGTGTGCTCTGTTTAGAACTTCACGATTTTTTTATTGTTAATTgctatcttgattatttaaggtAGTTTTCTTACATAGTATATTATTCCTTAATCATTCAAGTCATTACCTAGTATGTTATATGTTATTTTAAGATGACCTATTGTTTTCTTATCTCGATAAGTAAAAGATTGCCTTTTTCCCTTTATCTGTAAAGTGGTTGCAAAGTATTATTTGTTATTTTACATTAAAATATTGTTATCTTAACTCTATAAGCTGGAGAATCTTTCCAGAAAATCTTCTGGCCATCTTATTAAAGGATATATTCTTACCGTCATAGAATATAAGTTGAATTTAACATTTTCCTTGTTTAGCTAAATGCTTCTGCTGTATGCACCAAGCAATTTAGCATGATCCTACATTCTTAACAGTCATatgcttttttttcttctcaagttGTGTACTTGTTATATTTCCTCTTTACCGTACTATCTTGCATGTTTGATTCTGTGATGCTAGATGTAAATGCATTGGAAACTAAGGAAGCTATATAAATATAATGAGGTATTTGTGTGCTTGACTAAATAGAGACAATTTTAGGGGAAGAAGTAATCCAAAAGGGTTTTTATTAATATTCAGAATCCATAAGACTTAGTTGATGGAGTTGCAACGATCCATTAAATGTCCTTGATCCTTTTCTACTGCATACCGTTCCACAGTTCTAAAATATCTAGAGAAAAATTCTTTATTTTGTGACTCTTGCTGTCTATTCTGAAATCCCCAAGTGCTTGTCAATCCAGCATTTGCACTAGCAGCTCTGCATGAAACAAAAAATTTGAATGTATATTCAGTTTCATATTAAAGTAGGATCTAGCACTCTTTTATTCAATGACTTGACCAGTAATTCCATGAACTAGTTAAATTTGCTTTCTGGTCTGAGTTTGATAAGAAGAGACCCTTTCTCAGTATCCTTGTTTCTCTAGTTGGATCTCTCTTACTGCTATCTCCCTCTCTATGCTGCCATTTCTCCCCTGATTTATATATGGTCGCGGTCGCACAATGTATGTAGATTATGTTATTGTATCTCTGATACCTTTGGTAAGTCAAAGCTCTAGTTTTCATCTTAGACCTCTTTGAAATAATTGGCAAAAACTATATGTTTAAATGACCAAGTCACATAATAGTAAATTTCTTTCCtcatcaaattataaaaatacttaaTTATTTGTATTGATAATAAGAATGTGTCTATATAAATGTGAAGACATAATAAAACTAATAGCTTGCTGCTTCAAACAATTATTTCAAGTTCTGCCACCACCTAGTTTCACTTCATGCTTACCAGGAGATGGTCGTATGGTGGAAAATTAAATAATAGAGGTTCATAAGCAAAATATGTCCCTTCGATAGTATCACACTGGTAATTGATGTTTGCTTCTATGATGTGACAACAAGGAACTCATGTACATGTAACTTAGAAAGAACAGGTAGAAAGAAGCCATTTATTGCTAATTTCTGCGAGTCCCTATTGTTGTGTACTTATGATTTAAGTTTATTTTGAGTATGAAGTTCAAGATATGTTTCTATAGCTGCAGATGAGGAATGTACTTAAGGTTTGAATTTCGTCATGATAGGCCTTGCAGATGATCAGTCAGCAAAATGGACCAAAGAAACAGTGCCTGAGGAGGACACAAACGGGTCCATGGTGAAGGCCGGCCTTGATAATGATGGGTTGCACCGGAACATCTCTTATCATATCTCATAGGCAGTTGTGTATATGGCACGGAATTGCATTGTTTGCTGTAGAATCCAGTTTCTGTCTTGTAGAAGTAGCTTCTTATCCATCTGGGTTTCCACGTCGTGTTCTTTTCTTGTATGTTCTTGTTGTAGATGGCTTTTCTCTTACCTAATGGCTCATCATGGACTTTTTCCACACACTGAATCTGCTGAAGATGCTCTTAGGATTCTGAAGTTAGTGATATAATCACCTACGATTGAAGCTGAAGCATCTATTTAAGATGTTCTTCAGCAAAGATGGAGTTCCTGACATCAGACATCGCTAACTATGGTCTGATTCTGTTTTGGCTTGAAGCTTTTTGACTCTTTTTGGAGAAAACATTTTTCTTTCACCAAGTGGTTTTTCGGATAGCCACCGCCGCTGTATCTGATGTTCTTGGGCAAACAGTGGTTCAATGCAACAGTTACCGATCGTCCTTCTGTATGTTTGTTTCATGTATTTTTGCAATGGCTTGTTGCACAACATTTGTCCTCCAATATAGTTTTCTATAAGCTTGTGATGTGGTCCTTGCTAATGTTTGATTACTCATTTGAGCCTCAAACCAAAATTTCCATCTTTCTCTACTTCACGCTGCTACTCAAGCAACTTAACCTGGCTTCTGATACACTTGTTTTCGTATATAAGTATGGTTCTTCCTACAATATATTCTCTGACTGCCATATATATGTTGTTAACCTTGTGATCAAGAATTAGGATTGCTAAATCTATTTGAGGTTACTATGTACTGCGAGATTGTTGTTCTGTCAGTTGTTGCAGCACTATAAATCATGCATCATTGCTGTAATCGAGAATTAGGAGTGCTTTGTTATGGATCTTTCTATTCAATTTGTATGAGGTCAGATTTTTCCATTCAAGTCACTGCTTTTAACTCAAAAAGGATGGTGTGAAGGTGACTGTTTTGTACAAAGGGAATGTTCTAAGCGAGCTTGCACGATTCGAGGAATGAGAACTCAAAATAAGCTCTTATGATTAATCAGCTGATTTGGATACAAATGAGGTTATAATACAAATTCGGTTTCGCCGATTAATTTTACGTAAAAAGTTACAAGTTTGTTCCAAAATCGGTCATCCGAGACTCGATCTAGTACTCATCTTGATTTATAACGAATCCTTTCACCTTTGCCTTTTTTTGTTGGGTATGTTTGGAGTTTGATTTATGATTAGAGAAAACTTGTGTAAATCATTCTTGATTGGATGAATATAATTGATGTTGACGTGATGGATTAATTCATTTTCAATGTGGAACACAATCTGTGACATCAACATCTGTCATGCAGCTTATAATGAATGAATCATGACCTCACAGtagatgtgtatatacatatatacataccccCTTTGCTAATTTAATTACTTTCCCATTTTACTTCCTTTCTCAGTAGTTCTGACCATAGAGAAACTCCCAAAACAAGGCTTCAATGAGGTGTTTTTGAGGTGGCAGAGTCATCATAGACCAGAAGAAATGGAAATGTACTAAAAAAACCAATCAAAACTAGTGTATTAAAGGAGAAGACAACTCTATGAGccaacatagagagagagagagacagagaaatTGATGGTCAAAAGGCAACAACTAAAATTTCGGAATAGAGGTTGATCTTTGAGAGGGTTTCGCAGATTTCGGACGTGaattctctctctcctcctcctcctatttGTAATCGCCTGACCACATTGTATCCTCAGGTCTCCTGAAGAGGAACTCAGAGAGAAAAGTCCATGTAAGTGTTCTTTCTTTACCTTCGGTCACTTTTCTCAAGCTATACCTCTACTATAGAATTCTCCATGTTCTTGGAGATGGATGCATCTTcatgttctttcttttttccttttgatttCTTTGATTGAGGAAGTATCATTTCAGGTAGCTCTTTGAATCAGCCATGCATGGGGTTGCATTTCTCTTTATAATATGTGCTAGTTTACACTCTTCTTAATTTGCTACAAATTTCATTGTTATGCTTAGCTATCTTCTCACTTTTAGAAGCTTTGAGGAATTTAACTCTTTCCATTGAATGATGaagatgttttttttcttttaatgttgATTTTAAGATCAATTTATGTATTGGTTTAGTATCCTATGGATTAATCATTGACAAGTAAGTACTCTTATATAAACAATAATCACAAAAAGGAATGTGTATTGTCTTTCTAGTTCTTGGAAGATCaagttatatattttattatcactTGGATAATACTTTTTAGATTGATTCTAATCTACCGACCATTCTTAAGCAACTTTTTTTTTTCCGTAAAATTAGTCTATAATATTTATACGCAAAATTATGTATTTGAATTTCTCATCGTATTATCTTCTAATCCTATCTATTTGTTtctcaatttttattttcttacagAGAAAGTGATCAAGAGATTTCACAAAGGACACAAACTCATTCTTATATCCACAAATTTCCTAGTGAATTATAGTGATtgtatctctataaatatgatcaAATCAGAGACCCAATCCCTTGTGTTAATCGATTATATCCACAATCCACAAGCGGAGGTTAATAATGGCTCAGCATCTAAATTGCCTGAGAGCTTAAAGAAAGATGATGTGAACCGAGCATATGTTGACACTGCTGCACCTTTTGAATCTGTAAAGGAGGCCATAAGTAAATTTGGAGGACTGATTGATTGGGAAGCTCAAACTCTAGAGGTGATTCAGATTATATTTGCTATTAATCTCTAATGAATAGGAGGTAAAGATGCTTAGATTAAGTTCTCTACTTACTTGCTATTTTTCCCTCGTAATTAATAGGAGGTGCTTAAACTAAGTTCTCCTCG belongs to Musa acuminata AAA Group cultivar baxijiao chromosome BXJ3-5, Cavendish_Baxijiao_AAA, whole genome shotgun sequence and includes:
- the LOC135585226 gene encoding bZIP transcription factor TRAB1-like, giving the protein MGGGADGETPLARQGSIYSLTFDEFQSTLGGLGKDLGSMNVDELLKNIWNAEESYAIAATLGEGGGGAGGAPGLQRQGSLTLPRTLSHKTVDEVWRGFVDASSSGQGPVVGGSSYVTRQPTLGEMTLEEFLVRAGVAREELTPPPVPPRPADTKINTTSMFFGDLPTISSSTGLSVGFNRANQSNGNVANAPIPHSSAANFGMTVSAARPYAAPMPLETGVDMGNPQGMRGGGLVSFGDAGMDNQLMKGMVGLGTAGVVMAKGSPATHLSPDVLGKANGDLSSVSPAPYTVNSGMRGRKHSGAVEKVIERRQKRMIKNRESAARSRARKQAYTMELEAEVAKLKEQNQELQKKQAEMLEMQKNQALQMISQQNGPKKQCLRRTQTGPW